Below is a window of Meiothermus cerbereus DSM 11376 DNA.
GCTTCTTTACCTCTGCCTGCTGGGGACGGTCCTGGCGAAGGGACTCAAGAACCCGATCCAGGCGTTGCTCCAGGTGCGGGGGCACCTCGAGGCCCTCATAGAGTAGAACCTTCATGTCCAAAGCTTAAGTCAAAAACCCCCGTTCGTTCATTCCAGTACTTCTAGCAACGCCCTTAATCGCTCCTCTACTTCTACACGCTTTTCTGCAGGTAATCTATCCAGATCAAGCTTAGCCAGCTTTTTTGCAGCTTCCCTATGCCAGATAAGCACCGGTCTCCCCTTCTGCAGAGCGTCGCGCACCCTGGTTTTCAAATCACGCAACGAGAGTCCGGCCTTAACTTCCTCCAGCAGCTCGGCGCGCCTTTCGCCATCCTTGACCTTCTTGAGCTCCAAGGCCACTGTGTAGGAAATCGTGCCTGCCTCAAGGGCCTCCCTCAGGTCTTCCGGCAGCCTGAGCAGGGGTAGGCGGTTCTGTACGAAGGATTCCCAGGTCATGCGGCCCAGCACCCGAAAAATTTCCTCAACCCTCATGGTTTCGGGGTTACCCATAACGTTATGGGTAGATTTTCCCCGGCGTTCATTGCGCATCTGGTGCAGGAGGGTCACCACCTCTTCCCTGCTCCGCGATAGCTCCTGCGAAAGCAGATCCAGCAGCCCCAGGGTCTCCTCATATGGGTTAAGGTCCTCGCGCTGAAGGTTCTCAACCAGGGCCAGCAAGCGGGCCTCGTGCTCCGAAATCTCCAGGATGTGCACAGGCACCTCGCTCAATCCGACCATCTGGGCTGCCCGGTAGCGCCGCTCGCCGGCCACGATCTCGTAGTGGCCCTCCCCCACCGGGCGCACCAGCAGTGGTTGCAAGATGCCTTGCCTCCGGATCGACTCCGCCAGCTCCTCCAGGCTCCCAAAATGCCGCCTGGGCTGTGCATGGGTTCGCAGGGAGGTTAGGGGAAGGGTGAGACCCTGACCCAGGCTCGAGACCTCTTTTGCAAGCCCCATAGCCTCCCTGAACATCTTCTCCATTACGCCCATTGGCTAACCTCCTTGTGCTCTAAACCCAGGGACTGGAGAAAGGCCTGGGCCAGCGCCTTCATCTCCTCATGTACCTTTTCGTCGCTCACAGCCTGTACGGGCAAACCCTGGTCTATGGCCTCTTTGTACGGGGCTGGCCGGTAGGCAATAGGTGGTGCAAGCGGGCCCACCCTTGAGGCCTCCTCAAGAAGGAGTTTCATCTTGCGGTCCTGGACCGTGCGCGAATCATACTTGGTAGGCACCAGCAGACGAATGAACCCAGCCTGGGTAGGGGAGAGGAGGCGCAAGGCCAGCAGGGTGCGGAGATAGTCTTTGCTCACCTCGAGCACCCCCTTCAGCGCCTGCATTCCCTTGGCGCTCGTCTCCACTGGTACAATGAGCCCTTCACCGGCCAGCGCGGACATGGCTGCGATGGAGCCCAGAGAGGGAGGGGAGTCCACCAGCACAAAATCGTAGCGATCCAGAAGGCCGCTCTCGTACAGAGCGGTTCGCAGCAATACCATGCCCAGGTTTTTCGTGGGCACCATGACCTCGGCCATGGCCAGGTTCATGTTGGCGGGAACCAGATCCAGGGCCACCCCCTGGATGATGGCCCGGCGCGGGTCGGGGAAACCCTTATCATGAACCACAGAGATAAGGGTTTCCCGATCCTCCACCTCACCGGGATCCATCCCCATCCAGGCTGTCAGGTTGGCCTGAGGGTCGGCATCCACCAGAAGCACCCGGTACCCCCTCGAGGCCAGCTCAAACCCCAGGTCACGGGCCAGGCTGGTTTTGCCCGCACCCCCGGCGTGGGTAAAGAAGGTGAAGACCCGCGCCCTTGCAGTCTCGGTTTCAACCTCCACTTCCATGGGTATATACCAGTAACGCCCCAGCCGTACACCGCGAATTCGCCCCTCTTTCAGGTGAAGACGGATGGTAGTCTCGGGCGTTCCTGTCAGCCGCGCATACTCGGGCAGAGGAATCAAACGCTCCTGTTTCATAACGCAATCATATGTGGATTGCGACAATAAGGCAACCGCTTCGAGGAAGTCCGATCACCTCAGGGCGATACTGGTTCCCACGTTGCGCCAGCGAAGTTGAGTATCGGAATACTTGGCTAGTTTTCATCTGGTGGGTATCGGAATACTTGGCTAGTTTTCTATTATGAAATAGCCATAAAACTGAGAGAAGCATCGTCCAGCAAAGAATAAGTTACATGTCGCCCCAGGCCCTAAGCAGGGAACAGCCATTATCGGAACACTTGGTCAATTTCACCTTCAGACTATCGGAATACTTGGTCAATTGCGGGTCACGGGCTATCGGAATACTTGGCTAGTTGGGCCCTGTCCCTATCGGAACACTTGGCTAATTGAACAGGGGATACCATCGGAATACTTGGTCAGTTCATAAGGGGGGTATCGGAATACTCGGTCATTTTGGCCTCGCTAATTATCGGAATACTTGGCTAAAAATGCCTCCAAGGTATCGGAATACTTGG
It encodes the following:
- a CDS encoding ParB/RepB/Spo0J family partition protein; translation: MEKMFREAMGLAKEVSSLGQGLTLPLTSLRTHAQPRRHFGSLEELAESIRRQGILQPLLVRPVGEGHYEIVAGERRYRAAQMVGLSEVPVHILEISEHEARLLALVENLQREDLNPYEETLGLLDLLSQELSRSREEVVTLLHQMRNERRGKSTHNVMGNPETMRVEEIFRVLGRMTWESFVQNRLPLLRLPEDLREALEAGTISYTVALELKKVKDGERRAELLEEVKAGLSLRDLKTRVRDALQKGRPVLIWHREAAKKLAKLDLDRLPAEKRVEVEERLRALLEVLE
- a CDS encoding AAA family ATPase, producing MKQERLIPLPEYARLTGTPETTIRLHLKEGRIRGVRLGRYWYIPMEVEVETETARARVFTFFTHAGGAGKTSLARDLGFELASRGYRVLLVDADPQANLTAWMGMDPGEVEDRETLISVVHDKGFPDPRRAIIQGVALDLVPANMNLAMAEVMVPTKNLGMVLLRTALYESGLLDRYDFVLVDSPPSLGSIAAMSALAGEGLIVPVETSAKGMQALKGVLEVSKDYLRTLLALRLLSPTQAGFIRLLVPTKYDSRTVQDRKMKLLLEEASRVGPLAPPIAYRPAPYKEAIDQGLPVQAVSDEKVHEEMKALAQAFLQSLGLEHKEVSQWA